CTTGACACTAGCAGGCTCCCCTTCGATCCGGAGCATGTGAGGCATGTATTGTAGGTAGGTAGCACAGCGGCCGACCTGGCATTCATCCTGGCTCTGCCTTTGTGGTGGGAAAACCCTGCCCAAGGCTGTCGGTTGTTATCTGTTTCAGTGACGTGCAAGCcttcctggcagagaagcagcagctcccagCGGGTGGGTGGGGTGACCTCTCgtcctgcctttctgcttagagtGAGAGAATTAGATCAAAggtttctctggccaatcctagtggtgacTAGGTAACGagtgtcctatctgaattctctcaacattctgtgtaatcctgctaagttaataaaaaggaTTCTCAAGGCGGTTTTTGAGGCTCCCCTGGTCGGGACATCTCTGGTCTGGTCgacttctttgtttttcctctaaAGCTATTTGCCTTCCtattgttccgtgatcacccacatcatcaGCCGTCCTTTGATGCATGATCACCTACACTTTGTGCCTTCAGATGTACTTCTATGCTTCTTTCATCTTCCAAGAGGCTGGGATCCCACTGGACAAAATCCAGTACTGCATCATCGGCACAGGGAGCTGCGAGCTGGTGACGGCCCTGACCTGCGTAAGCatcccgcctgccccccccccccgtgccactTCCCCAGCCGCCGTCTGAGTGGTGGTGGGCAGGCTCTTTCCTAGGCAGGCGGAGCACCCCTGGGCGAGGGTGCGGGTGGGGACCCTTGGTGTCCATGAACTCCAGAGCTGCCTTCCTCCCTCTGCAGCAGAGGGCAGAGGCGGCTGTTTCCGATGCGTTGACTCTACATTAAAGAGGGCCCTTCCTTCCCACCGCGATCAGGTTGTTAACTGATAGGGACCATTTCTCTGCATGGAGGGTGGGGGGCTTTGCCTGCTTCCAGCTACTGTTGGAGGGAAGCTTTAGCTGCAGCCCGCCTGCTGGAGCCCAGCAAGTCAgcgtcttctccctccctcccttgcttcccacccccaccccagaaccTCCTTGTAGACCGCACTGGGCGACGGGTGCTGATCATCGGCGGCTACAGTCTCATGGCGGTGTGGGCCGTTGTCTTCATGGCGGCTTTGTCCTTGCGGGTAAGAGGgccggggggggcaggaggtgtCTGGGGTGGGGGGCACCAGCGAAAgctccctcttccccaccccatgtCATCCTCTCCCCCTTGGGCCTGCAGGATCAACTCAGCTGGATGCCCTATCTCAGCatgggctgcctctttgcctacaTCCTGAGCTTTGGCATTGGGCCGGGTGAGTTGGAGCTGAGCTTGACAGAGTCCGGCTGCCCACCTCTTGGCTTCCACAGAAGGTGCTTCTTCCTCTACCCCCCACCTGCACCCAGGGGCCTCTTCCAGGGGCTTCCTTTGCTGGACCAAGGAGAAGGTGGACGCAGGGGGCCAGGGAGGGAGCAGCAGGGGCTTCCCTCCACGCTGATACAATGCCCCACCAACTTTCCTATGAAGGCAAGGAAGGTCTGTTTATTTGTTGTAGACATCTCCACacaaagggtggtggtggtggtggtggggaggggccAGTGGGAAGCACATGCAGCCACTTACTGGGTTGTGGAGGGGGGATTGTCGTCTCAGGGCTTGAAGGTTTTATGCGAGTCTGGCTGGTGTTTTCTAAACCTTGAGGTTGTCCACGTTGCACTTTTCTAGCCCAAACTCACAATCGTGGGCGGCTAGGTTCACCGTTCATTAGATTTACTGAGTATATTTATGTGTGCCcataataccaaaaaaaaaaaaaggaaaagaaaagaaaaagaaaagaaaaagaaggcatcGAAGGACATGCTGTTTTTTGTCTAGCCGGTGTGACGGGAGTGATACCCACAGAGATTTTTGATCAGATGACCCGCCCGGCTGCATACATGATCAGCGGCTCTCTGCTCTGGACCAACCTGTTCCTGGTGGGCACAGCATTTCCTTTCATCGTGGTAGGTTGTGCCCCGATGCTGGCTTGCACGCCGTTCGCAGAGAGCCCCCCAAAGGAGGGGAGAGATCCTTAAGTGACCCTTGGGACTAAAAGGGAGGTGAAGGACGGCACATATCTATCTCCCCTGTAGCAAAGCCCCAGCCCCctgcgcctccccccccccctgcacgcCCCCAGCCTCCTTGGTGCTTTGTGCCTTCTCTCCATCCCAGGAAGGACTCGGCCATTACTGCTACCTGCCTTTCCTCACCGTTTGCATCTGCACAGCGCTCTATGTTGGTTTTTTCTTCCCTGAGACAAAGGGGAAAACCTTTCTGGAAATCTCAGAAGAGTTCGACAAGTGGAACGTCAGTGCCCAGAGGGAGGAGAACTTGGCGGAGCCTTCTGAAGAAACAAAATCCACCATGCTGTAGCCTcggaagagagagaggagacggTCTGGCCTGACAACAGGGACCGGATGGGTGTCCCCGCCACAGGCCGCCTTCTCTCTTGGCCCCTGGACTGGCTGGCAGGGAAGAGAATGTGGGAGCTGGAGCCATTCTAGGGGGCCTCGCATAACCCTGGAGACACAGCCTGCTGACAGTCGGCTCAGGGACACAGCCTCCCAGTCTCAAGCCTGAGGGGTTTCTTGGTCCGATCCAGAGTAGAGGGCTCCACCTGCTCCTTCTCTACAGCTAGGGGGGGGAAAACCCCGAGACAGTCGGCTGATGGACAGGACCCCTCTTAGGAAGGTAGGGCCTGGGCCTGTGCTGCTCCAGAACATCTCGTGGGTGGCGTGGAGGGCGCACCTCTTACTTCTCATTTGGAGGCTGGGAAGAGATGCTGCACAGCGCTGCCATTTCCCTGCTGGTCAGACCGCCTGCCCTGATGCCTTGCTGGAGCCCTGAGTCTCTCTGACCCTCCCACTGGTGTCCATACAGCCATTCCTCGGTCTCCGTGCATGCGAATGAGACAGCAGGtagatttctcctcctcctgcttatCAGCTACCAACCATCAGCTACCTCTGCAAGTCTGTATTTGCACCTTTAGGTCTgaaattgactggatggcacacagttattattattattatttgcattatTGATAAATGTGTGATTTAAAAGCCTGATGTggtttgtttctgttattttcattttaattttgagaagcttttttttgaaaaccatatTTATTCAATCTACTGAACAGAAAATGACTATtccaatacaaaacaaaaccatcccTCTTACTGAAAAATACTGTTTGCTATATGAAGTTAAAGTCTAGAAAAATCTGCAAACCAACCCTTCTGAGTAGCATCCAGCATTTTTCTAGTGTttagttaaaacaattattaGTTTGATTAGTAAATTAGCTCTcaggttgtttttgtttatattttgaatttCAAATTGATAGTTTAGTAATACGCCTGCTGTCTATTTCTgtctgttccatttgtttttcttgctaATTCACCCAGCTGAAATCTCGTTGATTTTAGCAAGGATTGTTCCTAAGCCTCAGATGTTGCACTTCAGTATCAGAATCGACCAGTTCTTCCTTCAAGGAACTCTCCTTCCAAGGAAATGTACCTTCAAGCTTAGCTGAAAAAGGAAGGCTGTACTGAGCCCGGGCAGTGAGCAAAACTGAACATTGGCCACAGCTAGGGAGACCTACTGGAATCAGCAGGCTTCACCTATGAACACAATCCGTCCATTTCAGTGGCTCTCCTCCCGCTGAGCCTAAGAAGTGGATTTGGCAGCAGATTTCAAAGAGGCCCCTGCGGAGAGAACTCCCACGGCCTGCCCCTCTGGTCTCCTCTAGCCAGCGGCAGGAGCGGCAGTAAAAAACCAGCGAGGAGCAGAACTTGGGGAAACTGCTCTCTGGCCATTTGGGGGACCTGCCGTCCTATGGGGGGTGCTGGGGGAGTCATACACGGAGGCCGTTGGAGAGGCCACTCTTTGTGCAGGAAGAATTGGGGAAGGAGGGGGACATTCTCTGGAGGAAGGGTTCGAGGAGGGGCGGCTGGGGAGTCCCTCAGTCTAGGGGAATCATGAAACCAAACCAAAGTCTGAAAGCAAGAGCGAGCGAAAGGGCCCCAAAGGCAGCGAGGGGGGTCCGGCATCTACGGAGCTCCAGCGAGAGCGCCGGTCCCTGGCAGCCGCCGGTCTGTCATGGGGCAGGGGCGGGGGGAAACGACAGAAACCCCTCAATGCTGTAGAAAGGTCAGGCTGGAGACTGGCCAGGCTAACCAAGAGGAAAGGCTGGGCGGGtttcctctgctctttctcaCATGCCCATTCTTGGCAGGATCCTAACTACCAGAAGGCAGGTAAAGATTGCTGAGCCCATCATGAGTAAGGAGAATGTCGCCATCCGGCTCTCTTAAATCGTTAACCCGAGAGAGCAGGTTCTCCTCCAATCGCTAACACGAGCAAGAATCACTGGTCTGCTAGAAAGCAGAGTCTTCCCTCCTGTCCTGCTCACTTCTTTCTGAGGGTGGTAGTTGTCCAGCCGGGGAAGATCTCCCATCGCCTCCAGCCAGAGACTGGGCAGGACTTGTCAAGGAGATGGCGGCCAGTTTCCTCTCCGACCTTGTGAGTAGCAGCCTCCCTACTGGCGTGGGCTGGTTGCCCCACTGCCCCGATGCCATAGGGTGGACttcagaaaccccccccccaaaggaagccTTCTCATCCTGAAGCTCTTCTCCTCTCCCACCAACCCACCCCCTTCGAGGCACTCCCTCTGGTTGGGCTCTGCCTGGGAACCACCTGCCTTCCCACAAAATCCCTTGTGTCCTTATTCTGCGGAAGAAGCAAAgccctcctttccctttcttgccACCTGCCCAGAAGGCCTCAAGAGCCGAGGCGACACAGACTGCGTTCCTCTGCACCTTCCTCTGGCCTCTGCATCTGctccttcccggggggggggggggattttgccTCCAATGATGGCAGATGTGGAGGCAGccatgaggagaaggagaaaggctGTGGGTCAGGATGGTGGCTTTACCTTTGCAGGTGCGCTACCGGCGATTCTTCCAGATGACCCTTGTGTTGGGTCTGGGCGGGACCCTCCTGGTGGGCTTCCATGTCTCTGTCATCACCTATCCTTCCCAGGTGAGTTCAGGGACCGTGCAAGGCTGAGAAACCCACCGGAGGCCACAGCAGGCGGGGCCACCCTTTCTCTATGGGTGAGCTCTTTGGCCACTGCACCACCTCTCTGTGCAAAAGCGTGCAAGGCAGAACGGATCCACGCCCAACCTGTGGTGCTCCATGAGGTGGCAGTGGGGCTCCCCAACCCACAGAAGGTGTGATCCACTCTGGCAATGGCCCCTCTCCCTTTCCACCGAGTCcaaggcattcccccccccacaggagtCTTCACTGGAAGACTTTTGGTACAGACAAGGGGGGGTCCCTTCTATTCACAGCAAAGAGGCTGTCAGGATCCTCCCTCCATCTTTACAGGTGGGGAGTGGAGGGCTGAGGAGGGGCCTGCCTGGACAATTACTCTTcttttggtttgcttttaaaCCTGAGGTGAAATGCCTTCAGTCTGAAGCTGAGTCGGGCATTGCTGGAATTATGAACTTTTGAATCCGTCTTCATTTTCCTCTCTTGCCAGGACATAAAGAGATTTATCAATGCAACATGGATGGAGCGCCATGGGTCTCCCCTCCCCCAGGAAACGGTGGCCCTGCTGTGGTCCTTCATTGTGTCCATCTACTGCCTGGGGGGTTTCCTGGGCAGCCTCTCGAGCCAACCCTTGAGTGCCAGATATGGAAAGTAGGCATCTCTGCCCATCGTGGGACTTGCTGAGGGCCTGGCCCTTTCGCTCATCGCCCACAAAATAACTGTGCATGATGTCACGAATAATCTTACCCCCTATGATCCTCCtcaccttcccccctccccccccccattccacctTGCTTCTCTGTTTGGCAATGACCTAGAAAGGAGAGATGATAATGACGGCAAGAAGGCCACAGGAAGCATTTGCCTTTAGGGCTGGCGGGGAAGCAGAGCTGAGAGCAGAGGTGGGGGAGAGGCCTCCAATTCACACCAgcgttttgtttctttttttaaaaaatattttattttatttttcctaaacTACAACAAAatcataaacataaaatatataaaccaaaatacaaattgactatgttccccaccaccatagtcgtGGGACGTCTTacataatcctcttcttcctctattcttcttcctttattccagaactgcattgattcttgatttggagctttcccttttcctctggtTAGCAAATATTCAAGAAATCTACCTCacatatcatagaaattattcttcttcatctctcctttcttaacctttaagttaaaagttagcttatcatttatagcaaggTTCCATATTTCCTTATACtgtaccattcttccattcaaaattcagactttgatttccagttcctagctattattaatctggctgctgttaataaattggtaatcaattctctacCCATCTTATCCCATTCCACATTCTCACATATTGATAACGAAGCTATCTCAGAATTAAATTCTATACCCTTTTCACATATGTcctttagttctttaaagattagtttccaaaatctttgtacttttttgcattcccaccacatatgaaagtatgtatcaatttccttctcacatttccaacagacattcagttAACTAGCGTTCATTTTATTCAGCGTCATCGAtatcaaataccatcttaaacccaatttgaaaatttttttctcttattctcaccaaatttttctcttattctctgtTTCTTACAGAAAGAAGACTCTGCTGTTTGGTGACCTGTTTGCCATCTCAGGTGCCCTGCTGCTCGGCTCCAGTAAGATGGCCGGCTCTTTTGAAATGGTCCTGGTGGGCCGTTGCTTGTATGGCATCAGCGCAGGTAGGATTTCTGGGATCCTGACAAGAGGGGCGAACCCGAGGGCTTAGAGCAAGCACCCAGGCACTCCCTGGCCCATCAAcggcagaaagaggaggaggagagacggCTGAGGGGGAGGCCCGTCGGGGGAGCTGGGACCCACCTTCTCTGCTGAACCAGGTCCCCTCCGGGATTCAGCAGCCATGGATGGTCTCTAAGCTTTCAGGCAGGTGGGTctttctggaaagaaaagaaaactgtttgAAATCTTGCTTTAAGGGACAAGGATAAAAAAGAATTTAGAGTGTGCGTATTACTGACCTCTTGCCATTTGGTCCATCTGTCTGCAAATGGGTGCAGCCGCCATCGGCCAAAGAGCCCTCAATGTGCAAAACCCGGGGCTTTCTGATTCTGGCAGAGCTGCTCGTGACCTCTAAGGAGCCTTGGTGGTGCTGGCAGTGGCCACGGGCAATGAAAGCCACCTTCACCCTGCCTGGAGCTTCACTGGGGAACTGACCTGGCAACCAGAGGGGATTTTCTGAGTTCTAGAAGAGCCCCTTTTCACTCCCTGCTGGGGAGGAATGGTTGCTACTGGTCTTGAAGTCCCGCTCGGGGTCTCTTGAGCCACACTGCTTACTTTGGAAGGTCTGACCCCCAATGTACCTGGTAAGGTACGAACCAAAGTGCCAGGGATTCAAGGGCGAGAGAGTGCAGCAGAACAGCCTCGCAGGGACCACGGTTGACTCAGAAAGGGCTGCCGGcagacggggtggtggtgggtgccGTTTCATGGGCGGGGTTCCAGTCTTCTGCATAGATAACTTtcttcctccttgccctccttCCTTGAGGTATGTACATGAACACCTACGGACCGTACCTGGGAGAAATTTCACCTAAGAAATTCCGAGGCTTTGCCCTCACCACAGGGGCTGTGTTTTTTTCGTTAGGAAAAGCCTTGGGACAGATTATGGGCTTAAGGTAAGTTCACCAGAGCCACTAATCTCACAAATGATCTCAATTCAGCCCTcacagacccccccccttttatcaATATTTGCCCAAATGTTGTAATAATTCATGACAGATCCATCTTGCAGCTGAGTTTGTGAAATGTCAGCTTTCCttccttggcgggggggggggggagattattcTCTGTTTATTAACTTGTGGTGCCCAAGGGGTTCCCGAGGAAGCATGAACTGAGCACATCAGAGCAAGAGCTGGTGTCACGGTGATTGGTGGGGTCTCCCCATAATTGAGAGAccctaaaatgtgtgtgtgtgtgtgtttgtgtgtgtgtgtgtgagagagagagagagagagagagagggagagatcagGGCAGACCCGGAGGGGCTTCACCATATCTTTCCCTGACCCCCACCATACAATCCTCAGCTACAGCCAAGCTAAcggagcctctccccccccccggcagagaTATTTTGGGCACCCCGTCTTTGTGGCCGCTGCTCTTGGCCCTCTGTGGGATCCCTGCCTTGCTGAACCTGGTGCTGTTGCCGCTGTTCCCAGAATCGCCCCCATATCTCTTGATCGAGAAGGAAGACAAGGAAGGCTGCCTACAAGGTGAGACGGCCGGACGACTTTTCTTCCCACCTTGGAGAGGTGAAAGTAGCACATGGCTTCATTCTTAGTTTCAAAGCAACTTTTCAAGCTTTTTCATCATTCAGAAGAAATTCAGTACATTAGTCAATGCTGATGGGTCACTTTCTAAGCTTTttgaaaatacaacaaaaatatcCCAGGGTGGATCCATCGGCTTCTAAAAGGATCCTTCCAAATTGACCTTTTATGAGTACCAAGGAAATGAGAAGCCAAAAGGGGCAATGTTACTGGTTGCTAATccaacatttaaaaagtaataacGCTGGTAGCACTGTAACACAATGACGGAACTGTGAAATCCACAAATAAGAGGGTACGTCGCTTGTCTCTCCCAGTTTTGCTGAATGCCTTGCCCTAGGCGGGTTTCGCTAAGGGACAGCTAAGGCTTTGCAAGGCTTCCATGAAGCTGGCGAAGGTTGCCCTTTTCTTCTGTGGCAGAGCCTGAGCCGTACCTGAGGAGACTTGGCCTTCTTTAGCTGATAGGAGAGAGTGGGCGCCTGGACAGAATGCCTCTGCTCTGTTCCTTTCCCCCACAAAGCCATGAAGGACCTCTGGGGAGACGGGTGCCATGAAGGCGAGATGGAGGACATCATGAAGGAGAAGGAGGCTACTGGGAGCAACAAGAGCTTGAATGTCCTGGAGGTGCTGAAGGGCCCGTCCTTTCGGCGGCCCCTCGCCATCACCATCCTCCTGATGATGAGCCTGCAGACCAACGGCTTGAGCGCAGTTGAGTAGCAGAGTCAACACGAGGGACACCAAGCAAGTTCCACAACTCCCCTGTTGGTTTACTGGCTAACGTGCTTCGGA
The genomic region above belongs to Pogona vitticeps strain Pit_001003342236 chromosome 14, PviZW2.1, whole genome shotgun sequence and contains:
- the LOC110081992 gene encoding solute carrier family 2, facilitated glucose transporter member 11 gives rise to the protein MAASFLSDLVRYRRFFQMTLVLGLGGTLLVGFHVSVITYPSQDIKRFINATWMERHGSPLPQETVALLWSFIVSIYCLGGFLGSLSSQPLSARYGKKKTLLFGDLFAISGALLLGSSKMAGSFEMVLVGRCLYGISAGMYMNTYGPYLGEISPKKFRGFALTTGAVFFSLGKALGQIMGLRDILGTPSLWPLLLALCGIPALLNLVLLPLFPESPPYLLIEKEDKEGCLQAMKDLWGDGCHEGEMEDIMKEKEATGSNKSLNVLEVLKGPSFRRPLAITILLMMSLQTNGLSAIYFYAFEVFRTAKLEEALIPYVTLGMGLCELISVILCSTIIDRVGRRILLWGGYGAMAWALAFLILTLSLQDRHPWISYCSVALIFLFTFFYGIGPSGAIFSVMMEVFSQSARPAGFVIASLISWVGLFLTGIGFPFVMEALGYYSFLIFLTLVTGTAVFIYVFLPETKGKSIIQITEELRQLGRKIPFITPPKNFSVDHTFCTKL